From the Mycoplasmatota bacterium genome, one window contains:
- the asnB gene encoding asparagine synthase B, translating into MCGFVVSTSKKLSNKEFLQGVQKIKKRGPDKTEILEIDNGLFAFHRLSIMDISDSGMQPFEIDGSFSVTNGEIYNFRQLKESLRIKYDFLSTSDCEIILPLYKEKGLEAFKMLDAEFVTVIYDKDEKEFIAARDPIGIRPMFYGYSLESQEIIFSSEAKAIINLVTKVYPFPPGHYYYKGEFIQFSDVTDIIDFHSSSKDETLKSINKLLTKGVLKRLDSDAPVGFLLSGGLDSSLVCSIAQSVMSKPIKTFSIGMDTDPIDLKYAKIVADYLGTDHTEVRISQKDIIDSLEEVIYALETYDITTIRASIGMYLISKYINKNTDIKVLLTGEVSDELFGYKYTDFAPNADEFQKESIKRVRELYMYDVLRADRCLASNSLEARVPFGDIEFVNYILSINPEHKMNKKQMGKYLLRKAFEGDYLPDEILYRDKAAFSDAVGHSLVDHLKDYAERVYTDTEFEEKVKQYDHARPFTKESLLYREIFEKYYKGHSHLVSNYWMPNKTWTGCQVDDPSARVLTNYGNSGK; encoded by the coding sequence ATGTGTGGTTTCGTAGTATCAACATCTAAAAAATTATCAAATAAAGAATTTTTACAAGGAGTACAGAAAATTAAAAAAAGAGGTCCAGATAAAACAGAGATACTGGAGATAGACAATGGATTATTTGCCTTTCATAGGTTATCAATTATGGATATATCAGATTCAGGGATGCAACCCTTTGAAATAGATGGAAGTTTTTCTGTTACTAATGGAGAAATATATAACTTTAGACAATTGAAAGAGTCATTGAGAATAAAATATGATTTCTTAAGCACAAGTGATTGCGAAATTATCTTACCTTTATATAAAGAAAAGGGTTTAGAAGCATTTAAAATGTTAGATGCAGAGTTTGTGACTGTTATTTATGATAAAGATGAAAAAGAGTTTATTGCCGCTAGAGATCCTATTGGTATTAGACCAATGTTTTATGGTTACTCTCTTGAATCACAAGAAATTATTTTTTCAAGTGAAGCGAAGGCTATTATTAATCTTGTCACAAAGGTTTATCCTTTTCCACCAGGTCATTACTATTATAAAGGTGAATTCATTCAATTTTCAGATGTAACAGATATTATTGATTTTCATTCATCTTCTAAAGATGAAACGCTAAAAAGTATTAACAAGTTATTAACTAAAGGGGTTCTAAAACGCCTTGACTCAGATGCACCAGTAGGTTTCTTACTTAGTGGAGGATTGGATTCTAGTTTAGTTTGTAGCATTGCTCAATCAGTAATGTCAAAACCGATTAAGACATTTAGTATTGGTATGGATACAGATCCAATTGATTTAAAGTATGCCAAAATTGTTGCTGACTACCTTGGGACAGATCATACAGAGGTTAGGATATCTCAAAAAGATATAATTGATTCACTTGAAGAAGTAATATATGCACTTGAAACTTATGATATTACGACAATTAGAGCAAGTATAGGAATGTATTTAATTTCAAAATACATTAATAAAAATACAGATATTAAAGTTTTACTCACTGGAGAAGTCAGTGATGAATTATTTGGATATAAATATACAGATTTCGCTCCAAATGCAGATGAGTTCCAAAAAGAATCAATTAAACGAGTTAGAGAGTTATATATGTATGACGTTTTACGTGCAGATAGATGCTTAGCTTCTAACTCACTAGAAGCAAGAGTTCCTTTTGGTGATATTGAATTTGTAAATTATATATTAAGTATTAATCCTGAACACAAAATGAATAAAAAGCAGATGGGTAAATACCTTCTAAGAAAAGCGTTTGAAGGTGATTACTTACCTGATGAAATTCTCTACAGAGATAAAGCAGCATTTAGTGATGCTGTTGGCCATAGTTTAGTAGATCATTTAAAAGATTATGCGGAAAGAGTATATACTGATACTGAATTTGAAGAAAAAGTAAAACAATACGATCATGCAAGACCCTTTACAAAGGAATCTTTACTTTATAGAGAAATATTTGAAAAGTATTATAAAGGTCACTCACATCTAGTATCAAATTATTGGATGCCTAACAAAACTTGGACAGGATGTCAAGTTGATGATCCATCAGCAAGGGTCCTAACAAACTACGGTAATAGCGGGAAATAG
- the brnQ gene encoding branched-chain amino acid transport system II carrier protein, translated as MKKLSRKDTLLIGIFLFSLFFGAGNLIFPPFLGQLAGGNTWIAMGAFSITAVGFPVLGVVAVAKSGGLEKLASRVNKKFALVFTILIYLSIGPFLGIPRAGSMPFEMVVAPYLGESVSSELALFLFTFIFFLVVYWLSLSPSKLVDRLGKVLTPSLLLLLFVMFFGAVFKPVVGYGSATEDYMSSPFIKGFLDGYLTMDTIAALNFGIVVALVIKSKGITDEKQVISTSVKAGLIAGFLLILIYSMLAHLGALSSNLFTDVENGAQTLTNITKYIFGDVGVIILALTFTLACLSTSTGLVTSCSQYFSQLSDKVSYKSWIRIITFLSFILANMGLTKILKVSEPLLIAIYPIAIMLILLSLLDKYLHNSKKVYSLTILFTSVVSSYEGLTKVGLKLDFLTNLFNKLPLYSDGLGWIIPALVGMGVGVLFDKFTKVSN; from the coding sequence ATGAAAAAGTTATCAAGAAAGGATACATTACTTATCGGTATATTTTTATTTTCACTATTTTTTGGAGCAGGAAATTTAATATTTCCTCCATTTTTAGGACAATTAGCAGGAGGAAATACATGGATTGCAATGGGTGCTTTTAGTATTACAGCAGTTGGATTCCCAGTATTAGGAGTAGTTGCAGTAGCAAAATCAGGAGGACTAGAAAAACTTGCAAGTAGAGTAAATAAAAAATTTGCATTAGTTTTTACAATTTTAATATATTTATCAATTGGCCCATTCTTAGGAATTCCACGGGCAGGAAGTATGCCATTTGAAATGGTAGTTGCACCGTATTTAGGAGAAAGTGTATCTTCGGAATTAGCTTTATTTTTATTTACATTTATTTTCTTCTTAGTAGTCTACTGGCTTTCTTTATCACCAAGTAAATTAGTTGATAGATTGGGCAAGGTATTAACACCATCACTATTACTATTGCTGTTTGTTATGTTTTTTGGAGCTGTATTTAAACCTGTTGTAGGGTATGGTTCTGCAACTGAAGATTATATGTCATCACCATTTATTAAAGGTTTCTTAGATGGGTATTTAACGATGGATACAATCGCAGCGCTTAACTTTGGGATTGTTGTGGCTTTAGTTATTAAATCAAAAGGAATAACTGATGAAAAACAAGTCATTTCAACATCAGTTAAAGCAGGGTTAATTGCAGGTTTTTTACTTATCTTAATCTACTCAATGCTTGCTCATTTAGGTGCATTAAGTAGTAATTTATTTACTGATGTAGAAAATGGTGCACAGACACTAACGAATATTACTAAATATATTTTTGGTGATGTAGGTGTTATTATCTTAGCCTTAACATTTACATTAGCTTGTCTATCAACTAGTACCGGATTAGTTACTTCTTGTAGTCAATATTTCTCACAATTAAGTGATAAAGTTTCTTATAAGAGCTGGATAAGAATCATTACATTCCTAAGTTTTATTCTTGCGAATATGGGGCTAACAAAAATACTAAAAGTTTCAGAGCCATTATTAATCGCAATCTATCCTATTGCGATTATGTTAATTTTATTATCTTTACTAGATAAATATCTTCATAATAGTAAAAAAGTGTATAGTTTAACAATCCTATTTACCTCTGTAGTAAGTAGTTATGAGGGCTTAACAAAAGTTGGACTTAAATTAGATTTTCTAACTAACTTATTTAATAAACTACCACTATATAGTGATGGCTTAGGATGGATAATACCAGCACTAGTGGGTATGGGAGTTGGTGTACTGTTTGACAAATTTACTAAGGTAAGTAATTAA
- a CDS encoding AraC family transcriptional regulator, protein MNYYERVDNAINYIENNLHDEIIIDDVAKMAFMSVTNLYRMFFALTGYSVKEYIRNRRFYKASIDIINGSNVLDVAIKYGFESHEAFTRSFKKVTGKTPSSLKKVKRPFLFERMNIMDKYFEIQDKELLDKYPDIKVLKELPKMRVASYCYYGKEPETNAWNVMSEWLQRSGLSIEKDKLRFFGFNNPSPGPNDTEYGYEVWTIISDDVVINDDKIKVKEFPGGLYAVTSVKGGEENIFPTWQRLSKWLNDSKYTYGGHQWLEEHLGFNDEFEHLGGLDLYIPIELRKEFNNKELVEIKPMKLACYKEVGKDAVNKARKFFIKWLNDNNIVRDNLSVIAWYNHEREGLEDYFCQIGIFVEEDFKINDERVQIIDFKGGQYLVTKSKFKRLGYEWNVFIKWMQNNKKYNFGLHQFFEQYIINNGKLEMESDVLLYMPITKNH, encoded by the coding sequence ATGAATTATTATGAGAGAGTAGATAATGCGATTAATTATATTGAAAATAATTTACATGATGAAATAATTATTGATGATGTAGCTAAAATGGCGTTTATGTCTGTAACGAACTTATATCGGATGTTTTTTGCCTTAACAGGATATTCAGTAAAAGAATATATCAGAAATCGTCGATTTTATAAAGCTAGTATTGATATAATTAATGGTTCAAATGTTTTAGATGTAGCGATAAAATATGGGTTTGAAAGTCATGAAGCTTTTACAAGATCATTTAAAAAGGTTACAGGAAAAACTCCTAGCTCTCTTAAAAAGGTTAAAAGACCATTTTTATTTGAAAGGATGAATATAATGGACAAATATTTTGAGATACAAGATAAAGAGTTATTAGATAAATATCCAGATATAAAAGTATTAAAAGAACTTCCTAAAATGCGTGTTGCTAGTTATTGTTATTATGGGAAAGAACCAGAAACAAATGCCTGGAATGTTATGAGTGAATGGCTACAAAGAAGTGGTCTGAGTATAGAAAAAGATAAACTTCGTTTCTTTGGTTTTAATAACCCAAGTCCTGGTCCAAATGATACAGAATATGGTTATGAAGTATGGACAATAATAAGTGATGATGTCGTTATTAATGATGATAAGATTAAAGTCAAAGAATTCCCAGGTGGATTATATGCAGTAACTAGTGTTAAAGGAGGAGAAGAGAATATTTTTCCTACTTGGCAACGGTTATCTAAATGGTTAAATGATAGTAAGTATACCTATGGAGGACATCAATGGCTTGAAGAACATCTAGGATTTAATGATGAATTTGAACATTTAGGTGGCTTAGATCTATATATACCTATTGAATTAAGAAAAGAATTTAATAATAAAGAATTAGTTGAGATTAAACCAATGAAATTAGCTTGTTATAAAGAAGTAGGAAAAGATGCTGTAAATAAAGCAAGAAAATTTTTTATAAAATGGCTAAATGATAATAATATAGTTAGAGATAATTTAAGTGTGATTGCTTGGTATAACCATGAAAGAGAAGGACTTGAGGATTATTTTTGTCAAATTGGTATATTTGTAGAGGAAGATTTTAAAATAAATGATGAAAGAGTTCAAATTATTGATTTTAAAGGGGGACAATATTTAGTAACTAAAAGTAAATTTAAACGTTTAGGGTATGAATGGAATGTATTTATAAAATGGATGCAAAATAACAAAAAATACAATTTTGGATTACATCAATTTTTTGAACAATATATAATTAATAATGGAAAATTAGAAATGGAATCAGATGTATTATTATATATGCCTATAACTAAAAACCACTAG
- a CDS encoding NAD-dependent protein deacylase — protein sequence MDQIKKLKDLINKANDIVVMTGAGISVPSGIPDFRSSNGLYNNKDNDMTDISPETILSYSFFKEYPDKFYTFYRNKMICLDALPNIAHKTLAELESMGKVKAIITQNIDGLHQLAGSKKVIELHGSIHRNYCTKCQKSYSLSKILQAKGIPTCDCGGIIKPDVVLYEEALSSSVLDNSLIEIEKADLLIVVGTSLLVNPAASLIHYFRGSNLVIISKGITPYDNYAKLVIHKPLETILTPELL from the coding sequence ATGGATCAAATAAAAAAATTAAAAGATTTAATTAATAAGGCTAATGATATAGTTGTAATGACAGGTGCAGGTATATCTGTACCTTCTGGGATTCCTGATTTTAGAAGTTCAAATGGGTTATATAATAATAAAGATAATGACATGACAGATATAAGTCCAGAAACAATATTATCTTATTCATTTTTTAAAGAGTATCCCGATAAATTTTATACTTTTTATCGTAATAAAATGATTTGTTTAGATGCTTTACCAAATATTGCTCATAAAACTTTAGCTGAGTTAGAGTCTATGGGAAAGGTAAAAGCAATCATAACACAAAATATTGATGGGTTACATCAATTAGCAGGAAGTAAAAAAGTTATTGAGTTACATGGAAGTATTCACAGAAATTATTGTACTAAATGTCAGAAAAGTTATTCACTTTCCAAAATATTACAAGCCAAAGGAATTCCAACTTGTGATTGTGGTGGTATTATTAAACCTGATGTAGTACTTTATGAAGAAGCACTCTCAAGTAGTGTATTAGATAATTCTTTAATAGAAATTGAAAAAGCTGACTTGTTAATAGTTGTTGGAACTTCACTTCTTGTAAATCCTGCAGCTTCTTTAATCCATTATTTTAGAGGTTCTAATTTAGTAATAATAAGTAAAGGAATTACACCATATGATAATTATGCTAAATTAGTAATACACAAACCTCTTGAAACTATTTTAACACCTGAACTTTTATAA
- a CDS encoding helix-turn-helix transcriptional regulator, whose product MEIKRFNEMIDYIEEHLTEDISLEDIANFAYFSLPHIHRIFKDLMDYTLKEYIRKRRLSEAAIDLIYKDMKVIDIAIKYQYNSNESFTRAFKQLFGVTPVEYRKNEKLFGIVPKHNIKKEGKDLKLLNEIEVIFEQFRHNPSTFNLKMKLSQYKEKVIEEVKSNNYNKDSVNFAVEVLFRIGQHEEMINIFNQYLTKELDVEDEAWARYNLFMLKRKATNDVKEDLVSLFEWIISNLPKEKWYWITSNASMMLDIFLIKDEDKLISIIDYIRKYSIDSPENRHIRFETSRSLTLAYYRNKQYEQCLQELDNLEKIVNEDHGDINYYFEKGEFFNRKMMVAYELKDLYLVDELINKMVHLIDDWRINFNDLCTKYKNKPKVKYYFRSYEEVNQNREPYKAFRCINHNFACILYHLKRYKLAITYFEISIDLKSQLNPYSCGLYLGSLWEVTKDKTVVANKILEQKRLLENNPNYWKRVPELKQLTEDNQFKKLIYQ is encoded by the coding sequence ATGGAGATTAAACGATTTAATGAAATGATTGATTATATTGAAGAACATTTAACAGAGGATATATCCTTAGAAGATATAGCCAATTTTGCTTATTTTTCTTTACCACATATTCATCGTATTTTTAAAGATTTGATGGATTACACATTAAAAGAATACATAAGAAAAAGACGATTATCTGAAGCAGCTATCGATTTAATTTATAAGGATATGAAGGTAATTGATATCGCAATAAAATATCAATATAATTCAAATGAGTCATTTACACGAGCTTTTAAACAACTTTTTGGTGTTACACCTGTTGAGTATAGAAAAAATGAAAAACTCTTTGGAATTGTTCCTAAACATAATATAAAGAAAGAAGGGAAGGATTTGAAACTTTTAAATGAAATTGAAGTGATTTTTGAACAGTTTCGTCATAATCCATCTACGTTTAATTTAAAAATGAAATTATCCCAATATAAAGAAAAAGTTATAGAGGAAGTTAAGTCGAATAATTATAATAAAGATAGTGTTAACTTTGCTGTTGAAGTATTATTTAGAATTGGTCAACATGAAGAAATGATTAATATCTTTAATCAATACTTAACAAAAGAATTAGATGTAGAAGATGAGGCATGGGCACGGTATAACCTATTTATGTTAAAAAGAAAAGCTACAAATGATGTAAAAGAAGATTTAGTTAGTCTTTTTGAGTGGATTATTTCTAATTTACCAAAAGAAAAATGGTATTGGATTACATCTAATGCTTCAATGATGCTTGATATATTTTTAATTAAAGATGAAGATAAATTAATCAGTATCATCGACTATATTAGAAAATATTCCATTGATAGTCCTGAAAATAGGCATATAAGATTTGAAACATCTCGTTCGTTAACATTAGCTTATTATCGTAATAAACAATATGAACAATGCTTGCAAGAACTAGATAATTTAGAAAAAATAGTAAATGAAGATCATGGTGACATAAATTACTATTTTGAAAAAGGTGAATTTTTTAATCGGAAGATGATGGTAGCTTACGAATTAAAAGATTTATATTTAGTTGATGAACTTATCAATAAAATGGTTCATTTGATTGATGATTGGAGAATTAATTTCAATGATTTATGTACTAAGTATAAAAATAAACCAAAAGTAAAGTATTATTTTCGTTCATATGAAGAAGTTAATCAAAATCGAGAACCATACAAAGCTTTTAGATGTATAAATCATAATTTTGCCTGTATACTTTACCATTTAAAAAGATATAAACTTGCTATAACTTACTTTGAAATTTCTATTGATTTAAAATCACAACTTAATCCCTATAGTTGTGGATTGTATTTAGGTTCATTATGGGAAGTAACAAAAGACAAAACAGTAGTAGCAAATAAAATATTAGAACAAAAAAGACTTTTAGAAAATAATCCAAACTATTGGAAAAGAGTTCCTGAATTAAAACAATTGACTGAAGACAATCAATTTAAGAAACTAATATATCAATAA
- a CDS encoding InlB B-repeat-containing protein yields the protein MFTYDIFECFKGTEGDVEIVGLTEEGLQLEVVEFPAYIEGYSYVGIGGFSFGPDKDKGIDTDQMKIAILSGEDTIILPEAFRDSSKLEKIVINSLSVMEVGGYAIPREPGRIITVYVPFEVYDEYYSGTEWDDYRDLLKRSTVSFYYNYDNSPNQDLFWTSQPEKGDKIDKPTDPSREGYIFKGWFTEKETINEWDFENEAEVRLQLFAKWVRDSEGKQQ from the coding sequence TTGTTTACTTATGACATTTTTGAATGCTTTAAAGGTACTGAAGGAGACGTCGAAATTGTTGGATTAACAGAAGAAGGTCTTCAATTAGAGGTAGTTGAATTTCCAGCTTATATTGAAGGGTATAGTTATGTTGGTATAGGTGGATTTAGTTTTGGACCAGATAAGGACAAAGGTATTGATACTGATCAAATGAAAATAGCTATTTTAAGTGGAGAAGATACAATTATCCTACCAGAAGCTTTCCGGGATTCATCTAAGTTAGAGAAGATAGTCATTAATTCACTTAGTGTTATGGAAGTAGGAGGCTATGCTATTCCTCGCGAACCCGGTAGAATTATTACTGTTTATGTCCCATTTGAAGTTTATGATGAATATTACAGTGGGACTGAGTGGGATGATTATAGAGATTTATTAAAACGTTCAACAGTATCGTTCTATTACAACTACGATAACTCACCTAATCAGGATTTATTTTGGACAAGTCAACCTGAAAAAGGAGATAAAATCGATAAACCAACTGATCCCTCAAGGGAGGGGTATATTTTTAAAGGTTGGTTTACTGAGAAGGAGACCATAAATGAGTGGGATTTTGAAAATGAAGCAGAAGTTAGACTTCAGTTGTTCGCTAAATGGGTAAGAGATTCAGAGGGGAAGCAACAATAA
- a CDS encoding DinB family protein: MDLKLWNQDLKQLRDIIKKKDKIDESKSLCLSLHARVHSSLMSGIKEKTLEDELWEDLDDNTFRTSINEKGRTIAYSLWHSTRIEDITMNLLVAEDEQIFNIGNWKEKINSNIIDTGNAMTKEEILEFSKEINSQELKNYRVMVGTKTRQIVQNIKSNDMKRKFEKEKLQRIIDEGAVLNVEASNWLIDFWGRKNVSGILLMPVTRHHVVHLNEALRAKKK, from the coding sequence ATGGATTTAAAATTATGGAATCAGGATTTAAAACAATTAAGGGATATTATTAAAAAAAAAGATAAAATAGACGAAAGTAAAAGTCTATGTTTAAGTTTACATGCAAGAGTTCATTCATCTCTAATGTCTGGAATCAAAGAAAAAACACTTGAAGATGAATTATGGGAAGATTTAGATGATAATACATTTAGAACTTCAATTAATGAAAAAGGTAGAACTATAGCGTATAGCTTATGGCATTCAACTAGAATAGAAGATATAACAATGAATTTATTAGTTGCTGAGGATGAACAAATATTTAATATCGGTAATTGGAAGGAAAAGATAAATTCTAATATTATTGATACGGGAAATGCGATGACAAAGGAAGAAATATTAGAATTTAGTAAAGAAATTAATAGTCAAGAATTAAAAAATTATAGAGTAATGGTAGGAACAAAAACAAGACAGATAGTCCAAAATATTAAATCAAATGATATGAAAAGAAAATTTGAAAAAGAAAAATTACAGCGTATCATAGATGAAGGTGCTGTTTTAAATGTTGAAGCATCAAACTGGTTAATAGACTTTTGGGGAAGAAAAAATGTATCTGGTATTTTGCTTATGCCAGTGACAAGACATCATGTAGTACACCTAAATGAAGCTTTACGTGCAAAAAAGAAATGA
- a CDS encoding ABC transporter ATP-binding protein → MRKVLRNNFLMIKYVFKYVPMMVFYSILSIIAGVALNVSQLLFIQDIVDLIFKNQTFDEALKPIIIYTIIVFFSLLFQTFYQRYLRHRCRYVYTMKMQRVMFEKAKLVDVSCYDDPKFFDQFTRALKEGDIKGVNVFDDFMYFIESIVNVLALGSIIILGDIYLIIFVLIQCVISFYVVGKINKIMYKYSKDTEKQRRRYAYVNRVFYLEQYVNEVKTTNINNVLMNKYKESADVEKRKYRTVYNKVGVLNAINSLSYHIIRNIINYAYLGFRVLKGSISIGNFSSLISAVTKFTNNVDWLLYFVNKIKDNSLYIDDYIWFMDYKPNMETRKGYVINDDKASLKLENVYFKYNSDENFALHDINLEVKTGEKIAIVGHNGAGKTTLIKLLLKFYLPNEGNIYINEHHYKDLNEGSLRKMFATIFQNFQIYSITVAENILMRKVKNEEDITLVWKSLEKAGLKEKIEKLPNQLNTRLTKEFDDEGLVLSGGEQQKLALARVFASSAPILILDEPSSALDPIAEYEINKTLIDSSKDKTVILISHRLSTVIDATRIYLVEQGKIIESGSHQELINKTGKYYEMFMKQASLYKEELTNK, encoded by the coding sequence ATGCGTAAAGTGTTAAGAAATAACTTTTTGATGATAAAATATGTATTCAAGTATGTCCCCATGATGGTTTTTTATTCAATATTATCGATCATCGCAGGTGTGGCTTTAAATGTTAGTCAATTATTGTTTATTCAAGACATCGTTGATTTAATCTTTAAAAATCAAACCTTTGATGAAGCATTAAAACCCATAATTATCTATACAATTATTGTTTTTTTTAGTTTGTTGTTTCAAACGTTTTATCAAAGATATTTAAGACATAGATGTAGGTATGTATATACTATGAAGATGCAACGAGTGATGTTTGAAAAGGCAAAACTAGTTGATGTTTCATGTTATGATGACCCAAAATTTTTCGATCAATTTACTCGTGCTCTTAAAGAAGGGGATATTAAAGGGGTTAATGTATTTGATGATTTCATGTATTTTATTGAATCAATTGTGAATGTATTAGCACTTGGTAGTATCATTATTTTAGGAGATATTTATTTAATTATATTTGTTTTAATACAATGTGTAATATCGTTTTACGTAGTTGGTAAAATAAATAAAATAATGTATAAATATAGTAAGGATACTGAGAAACAAAGACGTCGTTATGCTTATGTAAACCGTGTATTTTATCTTGAACAGTATGTAAATGAGGTTAAAACTACAAACATAAATAATGTATTAATGAATAAATACAAAGAAAGTGCAGATGTTGAAAAGAGAAAATATCGTACAGTTTATAATAAAGTAGGAGTTTTAAATGCAATTAATAGTTTATCTTACCATATCATTAGAAATATTATTAATTATGCTTATTTAGGATTTAGAGTTCTCAAAGGGTCTATATCTATTGGAAACTTTTCTTCATTAATTAGTGCTGTTACTAAATTTACCAATAACGTAGATTGGCTACTGTATTTTGTGAATAAGATCAAAGATAATAGTTTATACATTGATGATTATATTTGGTTTATGGATTATAAACCAAATATGGAGACGAGAAAAGGTTATGTAATTAATGATGACAAAGCTTCATTAAAGTTAGAAAATGTTTATTTTAAATATAATAGTGATGAAAACTTTGCATTACATGATATTAATTTAGAGGTAAAAACAGGTGAAAAAATAGCAATTGTCGGCCATAATGGTGCAGGTAAAACAACCTTAATTAAATTATTATTAAAGTTTTATTTACCGAATGAAGGTAATATCTACATAAACGAACATCATTATAAAGATTTAAATGAAGGCAGTTTAAGAAAGATGTTTGCGACCATCTTTCAAAACTTTCAAATATATTCAATCACAGTTGCAGAAAATATTTTAATGAGAAAAGTTAAAAATGAAGAAGATATAACTTTAGTTTGGAAGTCTTTAGAAAAAGCAGGATTAAAGGAAAAAATAGAGAAATTACCTAATCAATTAAATACAAGATTAACTAAAGAATTTGATGATGAAGGTTTGGTTTTATCTGGTGGAGAACAACAAAAACTAGCATTAGCTAGGGTGTTTGCATCAAGTGCACCTATTTTAATACTAGATGAACCCTCCAGTGCATTAGATCCAATTGCAGAATATGAAATCAATAAAACATTAATTGATAGTTCAAAAGATAAAACAGTTATTCTTATTTCCCATCGTTTATCAACGGTCATTGATGCAACTAGAATATATTTAGTTGAACAAGGAAAAATTATTGAATCTGGTTCTCACCAAGAATTAATAAATAAAACTGGTAAATATTACGAAATGTTTATGAAACAAGCTTCATTATATAAAGAAGAATTGACTAATAAATAA